The Scomber japonicus isolate fScoJap1 chromosome 13, fScoJap1.pri, whole genome shotgun sequence genome includes a window with the following:
- the LOC128371727 gene encoding odorant receptor 131-2-like, whose translation MSNVSQTQTTTTIGRGLLERAILSTLTTIPCCVFLFINVIMLFTLRSKPVFRETSRYILLYNLLFADTVQMAQSQIMYILAFCRLRLTYPVCGFLVMLAHVIMDISPLTVGLMSLERYVAVCYPLRHATIINTRNTGVAIGVVWTFSSLNVVIQVILLLEFPFEELESLQMKDFCSDIAMFLGPMSDHYRKAYACFLFLSAGVTITCSYIGVMIAARSASTDKASADKARNTLLLHLVQLGLSLSSTIHNPLLVAVSKVLDSIMSVRIQIALYVFIILLPRCMSSLIYGIRDQTIRPILVYHLCCRLKLRAKAEVSP comes from the coding sequence atgtcaaatgtttctCAGACTCAGACCACCACCACTATTGGACGGGGGTTACTAGAAAGAGCAATACTTTCCACTCTGACTACCATACCATGCTGTGTGTTCCTCTTCATTAATGTAATCATGCTGTTCACTTTGAGAAGTAAACCTGTGTTTCGTGAAACTTCACGTTACATTCTTCTGTATAACTTGCTATTTGCAGACACTGTACAGATGGCACAGAGTCAGATAATGTACATTCTGGCTTTTTGCAGATTAAGACTGACTTATCCTGTGTGCGGTTTTCTTGTCATGCTTGCCCATGTTATAATGGACATCTCTCCTCTCACAGTGGGCTTGATGTCTTTGGAGAGATATGTAGCTGTGTGCTACCCACTGAGGCACGCTACCATCATCAACACCAGAAACACAGGGGTGGCGATCGGTGTAGTTTGGACATTCAGTTCTCTAAATGTTGTCATCCAAGTTATTTTGCTGTTAGAGTTTCCATTTGAAGAATTGGAGAGCCTGCAGATGAAAGACTTTTGCTCTGACATAGCCATGTTTCTTGGCCCAATGTCTGATCATTATCGCAAAGCCTATGCTTGCTTTCTGTTTCTATCAGCTGGTGTGACAATAACGTGCTCCTATATTGGTGTGATGATAGCAGCCAGGTCGGCCTCCACAGACAAAGCTTCTGCCGATAAAGCTCGTAACACATTGCTGCTGCATCTGGTGCAGCTGGGTCTCAGTCTCTCATCAACTATACACAACCCATTGCTGGTAGCTGTCTCTAAAGTCCTTGACAGTATAATGAGTGTCCGCATCCAAATTGctctttatgtgtttattatcCTTCTCCCCAGATGTATGAGTTCTCTCATCTATGGTATCAGAGACCAGACCATCAGACCCATCCTTGTATACCATCTATGCTGTCGACTGAAACTGAGAGCCAAGGCTGAGGTCTCACCTTAA